One genomic region from Salinicola endophyticus encodes:
- the atpE gene encoding F0F1 ATP synthase subunit C, which produces MEAQVLGMTAIAVSLLIGLGALGTAIGFGILGGKFLEGAARQPEMIPQLQVKMFIVAGLLDAVTMIGVGIALFFTFANPFVG; this is translated from the coding sequence ATGGAAGCACAAGTTCTGGGCATGACCGCGATTGCCGTTTCTCTGCTGATCGGCCTCGGCGCACTGGGTACCGCCATCGGTTTCGGTATTCTGGGTGGCAAGTTCCTGGAAGGCGCCGCGCGTCAGCCGGAGATGATCCCGCAGCTGCAGGTCAAGATGTTCATCGTCGCTGGTCTACTCGACGCCGTGACCATGATCGGCGTGGGTATCGCTCTGTTCTTCACCTTCGCCAACCCGTTTGTCGGTTAA
- the atpB gene encoding F0F1 ATP synthase subunit A — translation MAGNNPTSTEYIQHHLQNMTFGLHPEHGWSLAHSAEEAREMGFWAVHVDTMGWSIGLGVLFLYLFRLVAKRASTGVPTGLQNFVEMMVEFVDGSVRETFHGKSKLVAPLALTIFCWIFLMNLMDLVPVDFLPMLAQKVGAWFGADPAHVYFKVVPTTDVNATFGMSLSVFALIIFYSIRTKGLSGFLAELTLHPFNTPNKFAQILLIPVNLLLELVTLLAKPVSLALRLFGNLYAGELIFILIAMIGLWQLPLHFPWAVFHILIITLQAFIFMMLTIVYLSMATEEQH, via the coding sequence ATGGCTGGCAACAACCCGACGAGTACGGAGTACATTCAGCACCACCTGCAAAACATGACCTTCGGTCTGCATCCGGAGCATGGCTGGTCGCTGGCGCACTCTGCCGAAGAGGCCCGTGAAATGGGCTTCTGGGCGGTCCATGTCGACACCATGGGGTGGTCCATCGGGTTGGGGGTGCTGTTCCTCTATCTGTTCCGCCTGGTCGCCAAACGCGCCTCCACCGGTGTGCCCACCGGTCTGCAGAACTTCGTCGAGATGATGGTCGAGTTCGTCGACGGTTCGGTGCGCGAGACCTTCCACGGCAAGAGCAAACTGGTCGCCCCGCTGGCGCTGACCATTTTCTGCTGGATCTTCCTGATGAACCTGATGGACCTGGTGCCGGTGGACTTCCTGCCGATGCTGGCCCAGAAGGTCGGTGCCTGGTTCGGTGCCGATCCGGCGCACGTCTACTTCAAGGTCGTGCCGACCACCGACGTCAACGCCACCTTCGGCATGTCGCTGTCGGTCTTCGCGCTGATCATTTTCTATTCGATTCGTACCAAGGGCCTCTCCGGCTTCCTCGCCGAGCTGACCCTGCATCCGTTCAACACGCCCAACAAATTCGCCCAGATCCTGTTGATTCCGGTCAATCTTCTGCTTGAGCTCGTCACCCTTCTGGCCAAACCGGTCTCTCTGGCGTTGCGACTCTTCGGTAACCTCTACGCCGGTGAGTTGATCTTCATCCTGATCGCGATGATCGGACTGTGGCAGCTGCCGCTGCACTTCCCGTGGGCAGTGTTCCACATCCTGATCATCACGCTGCAGGCCTTCATCTTCATGATGCTCACCATCGTCTATCTCAGCATGGCGACCGAAGAGCAGCATTGA
- a CDS encoding F0F1 ATP synthase subunit I — MRTFRDRFSRRTPQIGAGSVDAAWPLLYNPPRFARRTPNAATTKYAFRINGETDAMQSRAPARLPRPRIAAMILVQFGGVMGMALIAWGVLGQGVALSLLCGGLVAAVPSAFFAWRAFRYQGAGQARYIVKSFYHAEAGKFGLTAALFTLVFVAVPPSNPAFFFGAYVLTLLLQWLGPWLLRRPSHIQSRG; from the coding sequence TTGCGCACTTTTCGTGATCGTTTTTCGCGCAGGACGCCTCAGATCGGTGCAGGTTCGGTTGATGCGGCATGGCCGCTTCTCTATAATCCGCCGAGGTTTGCCAGGCGCACGCCGAACGCAGCGACGACAAAATACGCATTCAGAATCAACGGCGAGACCGACGCCATGCAATCAAGGGCACCGGCCAGGCTTCCTAGACCGCGCATTGCGGCGATGATTCTCGTGCAGTTCGGCGGCGTGATGGGCATGGCCCTGATCGCCTGGGGCGTCCTGGGGCAGGGCGTGGCGCTATCGCTTTTGTGCGGTGGGCTCGTCGCGGCCGTGCCCAGTGCCTTCTTCGCTTGGCGCGCCTTCCGCTACCAGGGAGCGGGGCAGGCGCGATACATCGTCAAGAGCTTCTACCACGCCGAGGCCGGCAAGTTCGGTTTGACGGCGGCACTGTTTACGCTGGTGTTCGTGGCCGTGCCCCCCTCAAACCCCGCTTTCTTCTTTGGCGCTTATGTGCTGACGCTGCTGCTGCAGTGGCTGGGGCCCTGGCTGCTGCGCCGTCCGTCACACATTCAATCTCGAGGCTGA
- a CDS encoding ParB/RepB/Spo0J family partition protein, translating into MTTRKRPLGRGLDALIGSGARRRDGSVTESAADAAPAQALPAGEGSGERLERLPLRQLSRGKYQPRRDIQPEALEELADSIRAQGVMQPIVVRQIGAERYEIIAGERRWRASQLAELETIPAVIREVSDEVALALALIENIQRENLNPVEEAMALKRLLDEFELTQQQVADAVGRSRAQVANLLRLLALDPHVQTLLERGDLDMGHARALLSLSAAKQRQAAHEVVSRELTVRQTEALVKQITEGRKKPDDKRPPADVGRLENRLADLLGAPVKIHHNASGKGRVTIRYTSLDELDGILGHIR; encoded by the coding sequence ATGACGACGCGCAAACGTCCGCTGGGACGCGGGCTCGATGCCCTGATCGGTTCGGGTGCCCGGCGCCGCGACGGCAGCGTGACCGAGAGCGCCGCCGACGCCGCGCCGGCCCAGGCGCTGCCGGCGGGCGAGGGCAGCGGTGAGCGGCTCGAACGCCTGCCGCTGCGTCAGCTCAGCCGTGGCAAGTATCAGCCGCGCCGCGATATCCAGCCGGAAGCGCTCGAAGAGCTGGCCGACTCGATCCGCGCCCAGGGCGTGATGCAGCCGATCGTGGTGCGCCAGATCGGTGCCGAGCGCTACGAGATCATCGCCGGCGAGCGCCGCTGGCGCGCCTCCCAGCTGGCCGAGCTGGAGACCATCCCGGCGGTGATCCGCGAGGTCAGCGACGAGGTCGCGCTGGCGCTGGCGCTGATCGAGAACATCCAGCGCGAGAATCTCAATCCGGTCGAGGAGGCGATGGCACTCAAGCGTCTGCTCGACGAGTTCGAGCTGACCCAGCAGCAGGTCGCCGATGCGGTCGGCCGCTCGCGCGCCCAGGTCGCCAACCTGCTGCGTCTGCTGGCGCTGGACCCGCACGTGCAGACGCTGCTCGAGCGTGGCGATCTCGACATGGGCCATGCCCGCGCTCTGCTCAGCCTATCCGCGGCCAAGCAGCGCCAGGCCGCCCACGAGGTGGTGTCGCGGGAGCTCACCGTGCGTCAGACCGAGGCGCTGGTGAAACAGATCACCGAGGGGCGCAAGAAGCCCGACGACAAGCGCCCGCCGGCGGACGTGGGGCGGCTCGAGAATCGCCTCGCCGACTTGCTCGGTGCGCCGGTCAAGATTCATCACAACGCCTCGGGCAAGGGGCGGGTCACCATTCGCTACACCAGCCTCGACGAGCTCGACGGCATTCTCGGGCACATCCGCTGA
- a CDS encoding ParA family protein — translation MTRIIALTNQKGGVGKTTTAVNLAACLAALDRRVLLIDLDPQGHATMGSGVDKHDLDGSVLDVLLGDKSAAEVIVDCAVAGYALLPGNGDLTAAEVDLLDRDGRERVLTRAIDSVASDYDVVIIDCPPSLNMLTVNALTAANGVLIPVQCEFYALEGLSALLDTVEQIQESVNPNLEIFGIVRTMFDPRNSLTRDVSKQLGQYFGDSLLKATIPRNVRVAEAPSHGLPVTKYARLSRGSQAHRVLAKELIRRLAL, via the coding sequence GTGACCAGAATCATCGCCTTGACCAACCAGAAGGGCGGCGTCGGCAAGACCACCACCGCGGTCAATCTGGCGGCCTGCCTGGCGGCGCTCGACCGCCGCGTGCTGCTGATCGATCTCGACCCGCAGGGCCACGCCACCATGGGTAGCGGCGTCGACAAGCACGATCTCGACGGCAGCGTGCTCGACGTTCTGCTGGGCGACAAGAGCGCCGCCGAGGTGATCGTCGACTGCGCCGTGGCCGGCTATGCGCTGCTGCCGGGCAACGGCGATCTCACCGCCGCCGAGGTCGACCTGCTCGACCGCGACGGTCGTGAGCGGGTGCTGACCCGGGCGATCGACAGCGTGGCCTCGGACTACGACGTGGTGATCATCGACTGCCCGCCGTCGCTCAATATGCTCACCGTCAACGCCCTGACCGCGGCCAACGGCGTGCTGATCCCGGTGCAGTGCGAGTTCTATGCCCTCGAAGGGCTCTCGGCGCTGCTCGATACCGTCGAGCAGATCCAGGAGAGCGTGAACCCCAACCTCGAGATCTTCGGCATCGTGCGCACCATGTTCGACCCGCGCAACAGCCTGACGCGGGACGTCAGCAAGCAGCTCGGTCAATATTTCGGCGACTCGCTGCTCAAGGCCACCATTCCGCGCAATGTGCGCGTCGCCGAAGCGCCCAGCCACGGGCTGCCGGTCACCAAGTACGCCCGCCTGTCGCGGGGCAGCCAGGCGCATCGCGTGCTGGCCAAGGAACTGATTCGCCGCCTGGCGCTGTAA
- the rsmG gene encoding 16S rRNA (guanine(527)-N(7))-methyltransferase RsmG: MTPACERILDQGLAALEVAVDAAQRQRLLALLGLLHKWNRAYNLTAVREPEAMVARHLLDSASVAFAVRGPRLLDVGAGPGFPGLVLAILDPQLAVTLLDSNGKKVRFQRQAVMELGLDNVTCAQHRVEAFSGEYDQIISRAFAALGDFVGLTEPLLAADGEWLAMKGGLEADEREALPAGVSIETRQALEVPGLDGAERQLLRLRRAAGGDR; encoded by the coding sequence ATGACCCCGGCCTGCGAACGCATTCTCGACCAGGGTCTGGCGGCGCTCGAAGTGGCCGTCGACGCCGCCCAGCGCCAGCGGCTGCTGGCGCTGCTGGGGCTGTTGCACAAGTGGAACCGCGCCTATAACCTCACCGCAGTGCGCGAGCCCGAGGCCATGGTCGCGCGGCATCTGCTCGACAGCGCCAGCGTGGCCTTCGCGGTGCGCGGTCCGCGGCTTCTGGATGTCGGCGCCGGCCCCGGCTTCCCCGGTCTGGTGCTGGCCATTCTCGACCCGCAGCTGGCGGTCACACTGCTCGACAGCAACGGCAAGAAGGTCCGCTTCCAGCGCCAGGCGGTGATGGAGCTGGGGCTCGACAACGTCACCTGCGCGCAGCATCGGGTGGAGGCCTTCAGCGGCGAGTACGACCAGATCATCTCGCGCGCCTTCGCCGCACTGGGCGATTTCGTCGGCCTGACCGAGCCGCTGCTGGCGGCCGACGGCGAGTGGCTGGCGATGAAGGGTGGCCTCGAGGCGGACGAGCGCGAGGCGCTGCCCGCCGGGGTGAGCATCGAGACCCGTCAGGCGCTCGAGGTGCCGGGGCTCGACGGGGCCGAACGCCAGCTTTTGCGGCTGCGCCGCGCCGCGGGCGGCGATCGATAG
- the mnmG gene encoding tRNA uridine-5-carboxymethylaminomethyl(34) synthesis enzyme MnmG yields the protein MEYPDRFQVIVIGGGHAGTEAALAAARSGARTLLLTHNIETLGQMSCNPAIGGIGKSHLVKEIDALGGAMATATDLAGIQFRVLNSRKGPAVRATRAQADRVRYKAAIRSLLENQANLTLFQQGVDDLVVDNDRVTGVVTQTGIRFMADTVVLCTGTFLGGVIHIGLDHHAGGRAGDPPANALAQRLRALPFRVDRLKTGTPPRIDAKSVDFSRLEPQPGDTPLPVMSYLGSREQHPRQVDCYIAHTNARTHEIIFANLDRSPMYSGVIEGVGPRYCPSIEDKVHRFADKSSHQIFLEPEGLDTHELYPNGISTSLPFDVQLQVVRSIEGLENAHITRPGYAIEYDFFDPRDLKHSLETKFIHNLFFAGQINGTTGYEEAGAQGLLAGINAARRARGESAWWPRRDEAYLGVLVDDLITLGTQEPYRMFTSRAEYRLLLREDNADLRLTAAGRELGLVDDQRWAAFESKRERIARESERLRTTWIQPGTPAADTLATKLGQPLAREYNLMDLLKRPELTYADVATLKGEAERDETVAEQVQIEAKYAGYIARQQEEIERLKRHEATPLPEALDYAKVEGLSHEIRQKLEQARPQTLGQAGRISGVTPAAVSILLIHLKKRRLIDDSQALRA from the coding sequence GTGGAGTACCCCGACCGCTTTCAGGTCATCGTCATCGGTGGCGGCCACGCCGGCACCGAAGCCGCGCTGGCGGCGGCCCGCAGCGGCGCACGCACGCTGCTGCTGACACACAACATCGAGACGCTGGGCCAGATGTCGTGCAACCCGGCCATCGGTGGCATCGGCAAGAGCCATCTGGTCAAGGAGATCGATGCGCTCGGCGGCGCCATGGCCACCGCGACCGATCTCGCCGGGATCCAGTTCCGCGTGCTCAACTCACGCAAGGGTCCGGCGGTGCGGGCGACCCGTGCCCAGGCCGACCGTGTGCGCTACAAGGCCGCCATTCGCTCGCTGCTGGAAAACCAGGCGAACCTGACGCTGTTCCAGCAGGGGGTCGACGATCTGGTTGTGGATAACGATCGGGTCACCGGCGTGGTCACCCAGACCGGCATCCGCTTCATGGCCGATACCGTGGTGCTGTGTACCGGGACCTTCCTCGGCGGTGTGATCCATATTGGTCTCGACCACCACGCTGGCGGCCGTGCCGGCGATCCGCCGGCCAACGCCCTGGCCCAGCGGCTGCGCGCGCTGCCGTTCCGGGTCGATCGGCTGAAGACCGGCACGCCGCCGCGGATCGATGCCAAGAGCGTCGACTTCAGCCGGCTCGAGCCGCAGCCGGGCGATACGCCGCTGCCGGTGATGTCCTATCTGGGGTCGCGCGAGCAGCATCCGCGTCAGGTCGATTGCTACATCGCCCACACCAACGCCCGGACCCACGAGATCATCTTCGCCAATCTCGACCGCTCGCCGATGTACTCTGGGGTGATCGAAGGCGTCGGCCCGCGCTACTGCCCGTCGATCGAGGACAAGGTCCATCGCTTCGCCGACAAGTCGAGCCACCAGATTTTTCTCGAGCCCGAGGGGCTCGACACCCACGAGCTCTACCCCAACGGCATCTCGACCTCGCTGCCGTTCGATGTCCAGCTGCAGGTGGTACGCTCGATCGAGGGGCTGGAGAACGCGCATATCACGCGTCCCGGCTACGCCATCGAGTATGACTTCTTCGATCCGCGGGACCTCAAGCACTCGCTGGAAACCAAATTTATCCACAACCTGTTTTTCGCCGGCCAGATCAACGGCACCACGGGTTACGAGGAGGCCGGCGCCCAGGGGCTCCTGGCGGGCATCAACGCGGCACGGCGGGCACGCGGTGAATCCGCCTGGTGGCCGCGCCGCGACGAGGCCTACCTCGGCGTGCTGGTGGATGACCTGATCACCCTGGGCACCCAGGAGCCCTACCGCATGTTCACCTCGCGCGCCGAGTACCGGCTGCTGCTGCGCGAGGACAACGCCGACCTGCGCCTGACCGCCGCCGGACGCGAGCTCGGGCTGGTCGACGACCAGCGCTGGGCGGCGTTCGAGTCCAAGCGCGAGCGCATCGCCCGCGAGAGCGAACGCCTGCGCACGACCTGGATTCAGCCCGGCACCCCGGCCGCCGATACCCTCGCGACCAAGCTCGGGCAGCCGTTGGCGCGGGAGTACAACCTGATGGATCTGCTCAAGCGCCCGGAACTCACCTACGCTGACGTGGCCACGCTCAAGGGCGAGGCGGAGCGCGACGAGACGGTCGCCGAGCAGGTCCAGATCGAGGCCAAGTACGCTGGCTACATCGCGCGCCAGCAGGAAGAGATCGAGCGGCTCAAGCGCCACGAGGCGACCCCGCTGCCGGAGGCGCTGGACTACGCCAAGGTCGAGGGGCTCTCCCACGAGATCCGCCAGAAGCTCGAGCAGGCGCGGCCGCAGACCCTGGGACAGGCCGGACGCATCTCTGGAGTCACCCCGGCGGCAGTCTCGATTCTGCTGATCCATCTCAAGAAACGTCGCCTGATCGACGACAGTCAGGCGCTGCGTGCATGA
- a CDS encoding amino acid ABC transporter ATP-binding protein has protein sequence MKDDKQIQRDATPIVRLDKVNKHFGELHVMRDIDLSVAPGEVVVIIGASGSGKSTLIRCVNGLEPFQSGRIEVDGKTLAPHGASGKSLQAVRTEVGMVFQQFNLFPHLSIRDNVTLAPRKVRGWSRRQANTTAERLLERVGIADQADKYPSQLSGGQQQRVALARALAMEPRLMLFDEPTSALDPEMIGEVLDAMRELAKDGMTMMIVTHEMGFAREVADRVVFVHGGEIVEQGKPEAVFDDPQHERTRAFLSRVLKH, from the coding sequence ATGAAAGACGACAAGCAGATCCAGCGCGACGCGACGCCGATCGTGCGCCTCGACAAGGTCAACAAGCACTTCGGCGAACTGCACGTGATGCGCGACATCGACCTCAGCGTAGCCCCGGGCGAGGTGGTGGTGATCATCGGTGCCAGCGGTTCGGGCAAGTCGACCCTGATCCGCTGCGTCAACGGGCTGGAGCCGTTCCAGTCCGGGCGTATCGAGGTCGACGGCAAGACCCTGGCCCCCCACGGCGCCAGCGGCAAATCGCTGCAGGCGGTACGCACCGAGGTCGGCATGGTGTTCCAGCAGTTCAACCTGTTCCCTCACCTGTCGATTCGCGACAACGTGACCCTGGCCCCGCGCAAGGTGCGTGGCTGGTCGCGCCGGCAGGCCAACACCACCGCCGAGCGCCTGCTCGAGCGCGTCGGGATCGCCGATCAGGCCGACAAGTACCCCAGCCAGCTCTCCGGCGGCCAGCAGCAGCGCGTGGCGCTGGCCCGGGCACTGGCCATGGAGCCGCGGTTGATGCTGTTCGACGAGCCCACCTCGGCGCTGGATCCGGAGATGATCGGCGAAGTCCTGGATGCCATGCGCGAACTGGCCAAGGATGGCATGACCATGATGATCGTGACCCATGAAATGGGCTTCGCGCGTGAAGTTGCCGACCGCGTGGTGTTCGTACACGGCGGTGAGATCGTCGAGCAGGGAAAACCGGAAGCGGTCTTCGACGACCCCCAGCACGAGCGCACCCGCGCTTTCCTTTCCCGCGTGTTGAAACACTGA
- a CDS encoding amino acid ABC transporter permease: MDLHFQFDWQAAIASLPYLLKGVPYTLLISFGGLAIGFVIGMLFGLMRIAPSRWLRYPAVFYIEVFRGTPVLVQVLFIFYGLPTLLGGPIDALTAGIAAIALNAGAYISEIVRGGVQSIERGQREAGLSLGLSATQTFQYIIWPQALRRMIPALGNQGIVSIKDTSLFSVIGVGELVRQGQVYIAQTFTALEVYFMIALLYLAITLSLSMALSLLERKGLVG; this comes from the coding sequence GTGGACCTGCATTTTCAGTTCGACTGGCAGGCGGCGATCGCCTCCCTGCCCTATCTGCTCAAGGGTGTGCCCTATACCCTGCTGATCTCCTTCGGTGGCCTGGCCATCGGTTTCGTCATCGGCATGCTCTTCGGTCTGATGCGCATCGCCCCCAGCCGCTGGCTGCGCTATCCCGCCGTCTTCTATATCGAAGTGTTCCGCGGTACCCCGGTACTGGTCCAGGTGCTGTTCATCTTCTACGGGCTGCCGACCCTGCTGGGCGGGCCGATCGATGCGCTCACCGCAGGGATCGCTGCCATCGCGCTCAACGCCGGGGCCTATATCTCGGAGATCGTGCGCGGTGGCGTGCAGTCGATCGAGCGCGGCCAGCGCGAGGCGGGGCTGTCGCTGGGCCTCTCCGCGACTCAGACGTTCCAGTACATCATCTGGCCCCAGGCGCTGCGGCGCATGATCCCGGCCCTCGGCAACCAGGGCATCGTCAGCATCAAGGACACCTCGCTGTTCTCGGTGATCGGGGTCGGCGAGCTGGTGCGCCAGGGTCAGGTCTACATCGCCCAGACCTTCACCGCGCTGGAGGTCTACTTCATGATCGCGCTTCTCTATCTGGCGATCACCCTGAGCCTGTCGATGGCTCTGAGTCTGCTCGAACGCAAGGGGCTGGTGGGATGA
- a CDS encoding transporter substrate-binding domain-containing protein: MKNNARLRKTLALSALALSLGVGGVANAQQTTLKAVTDPSFVPFEMMDQDSGKMVGFDMDILQEVADRAGFDVDLKTMDFNGIIPAVQTGNVDLAIAGITITDERQKIVDFSDPYYDSGLRILVKDGSEVKTLDDLAGKRIGTKIGSTSYDFLQKQLGDKAEITPYPGSSDMYMALMGGNVDAVFYDAPNVGYFAQTKGKGRVETVGPLYEGQQYGIALAKGSDWVEPVNQALAAMHKDGSYDEIYEKWFGKAPDAK; encoded by the coding sequence ATGAAAAACAACGCTCGCCTCCGCAAGACACTGGCCCTCTCGGCCCTGGCGCTCTCCCTGGGCGTCGGCGGCGTGGCCAACGCCCAGCAGACCACGCTCAAGGCCGTCACCGATCCCAGCTTCGTCCCGTTCGAGATGATGGATCAGGACAGCGGCAAGATGGTCGGGTTCGACATGGATATCCTGCAGGAAGTCGCCGATCGCGCCGGCTTCGACGTCGATCTCAAGACCATGGATTTCAACGGCATCATCCCCGCGGTACAGACCGGCAACGTCGACCTGGCCATCGCCGGCATCACCATCACCGACGAACGCCAGAAGATCGTCGACTTCAGCGATCCCTACTACGACTCCGGCCTGCGCATCCTGGTCAAGGATGGTAGCGAAGTGAAGACACTCGATGATCTCGCCGGCAAGCGCATCGGCACCAAGATCGGCTCCACCAGCTACGACTTCCTCCAGAAGCAGCTCGGCGACAAGGCCGAGATCACGCCCTACCCGGGCAGCTCCGACATGTACATGGCGCTGATGGGCGGCAATGTCGACGCGGTCTTCTACGACGCCCCCAATGTCGGCTACTTCGCCCAGACCAAGGGCAAGGGTCGGGTCGAGACGGTCGGCCCGCTCTACGAAGGCCAGCAGTACGGCATCGCCCTGGCCAAGGGCAGTGACTGGGTCGAGCCGGTCAATCAGGCGCTCGCCGCGATGCACAAGGACGGCAGCTACGACGAGATCTACGAGAAGTGGTTCGGCAAGGCGCCGGACGCCAAGTAA
- the erpA gene encoding iron-sulfur cluster insertion protein ErpA: protein MSTVESFAPTPMFFTDAAARRVKALIAAENNPDLKLRVYVTGGGCSGFQYGFDLADQLAEDDTVIDNDGVSLVVDALSYQYLVGSTVDYEEGLAGARFLVKNPNAQSTCGCGASFSV from the coding sequence ATGAGTACAGTGGAGTCCTTCGCTCCCACCCCGATGTTCTTCACCGATGCCGCCGCCCGCCGGGTCAAGGCGCTGATCGCGGCGGAGAACAACCCCGACCTCAAGCTGCGGGTCTACGTCACCGGCGGCGGCTGTTCCGGCTTTCAGTACGGCTTCGATCTCGCCGATCAGCTCGCCGAGGATGACACCGTGATCGACAACGACGGCGTCAGCCTGGTGGTGGATGCGCTCTCCTATCAGTATCTGGTCGGCTCCACCGTCGACTATGAAGAGGGCCTGGCCGGCGCCCGCTTTCTGGTCAAGAATCCCAACGCTCAGTCCACCTGCGGCTGCGGCGCTTCTTTCTCGGTGTGA
- a CDS encoding chloride channel protein, whose product MPRFALRRLSLDRFRSQLASVDAMPQLCLLGIFAGILTGSVMVLFRLLLKLGAWFFMPDGNPEAFEALPPPIRALLPLIAVCLIGVWLWPQPSRALKMGIGHVIERLAYQQGKMPLRNWINQWWVGVISVIGGLSAGREGPAIHLGSAASSWIGSRLRLPHNSLRVLVACGTAAGIAASFNTPIAGVIFAMEVVMMEYTIAGFMPVILASTMGALVSWAVYGAEPAFSVPPLQLSSLMDLPGIVLTALVVGLLAGGFVRLAQGHPAVTRLPFALRLALIGGLTALAAWWYPQVQGIGYDSIDRMLNASMTLDVLLALAVVKLALTAICMAGGVSVGIIGPLLVSGAATGALLGALGAMLWPSVVDTPALYAVLGMAAMMAAALQAPLAALLALLELTRNTEIMLPGMLAVVVAVMTARQLCGCQGFFMSHLAQQGLHPLQQPLMQALSRVAVPAVMERNLARTPRVIDHERAKSLLDAKPTWLIIMQDDKEKPPLAMKAANLARVLHDDAWLAEHPQIDLEEVPGQRLELAPVHLEATLSEAYDTLNESGLEALYVEHTTAPMIRKISGIITREAIENYYRRKR is encoded by the coding sequence ATGCCGAGGTTCGCTCTGCGACGTCTGAGTCTCGATCGTTTCCGCAGCCAGTTGGCGAGCGTCGATGCCATGCCTCAGCTGTGCCTGCTGGGCATCTTCGCCGGCATTCTCACCGGCAGTGTGATGGTGCTGTTCCGCCTGCTGCTCAAGCTCGGCGCCTGGTTCTTCATGCCCGATGGCAACCCGGAGGCGTTCGAGGCGTTGCCGCCGCCGATTCGCGCGCTGCTGCCGCTGATCGCGGTGTGCCTGATCGGCGTCTGGCTGTGGCCGCAGCCCAGTCGTGCGCTGAAGATGGGGATCGGCCATGTGATCGAACGTCTCGCCTACCAGCAGGGCAAGATGCCGCTGCGCAACTGGATCAACCAGTGGTGGGTCGGGGTTATCTCGGTCATCGGCGGCCTCTCCGCTGGCCGTGAAGGGCCGGCGATCCACCTCGGTTCGGCGGCCTCGAGCTGGATCGGCTCGCGTCTGCGTCTGCCCCACAACAGCCTGCGCGTGCTGGTGGCCTGCGGCACCGCGGCCGGCATCGCGGCATCGTTCAACACCCCCATCGCCGGGGTCATCTTCGCCATGGAAGTGGTGATGATGGAGTACACCATCGCCGGCTTCATGCCGGTGATTCTCGCCTCGACCATGGGCGCGCTGGTGTCGTGGGCGGTCTACGGCGCCGAGCCGGCGTTCAGCGTTCCCCCGTTGCAGCTCTCCTCGCTGATGGATCTGCCCGGTATCGTGCTCACCGCGCTGGTGGTGGGGCTGCTGGCGGGGGGCTTCGTGCGTCTCGCCCAGGGCCACCCGGCGGTGACCCGGCTGCCGTTCGCCCTGCGTCTGGCGCTGATCGGCGGGCTGACGGCGCTCGCCGCCTGGTGGTATCCACAGGTCCAGGGGATCGGCTACGACAGCATCGACCGCATGCTCAACGCCAGCATGACCCTCGATGTGCTGCTGGCCCTCGCCGTGGTCAAGCTGGCGCTGACTGCGATCTGCATGGCCGGCGGCGTGTCGGTGGGCATCATCGGCCCGCTGCTGGTCTCGGGAGCGGCGACCGGTGCGCTGCTGGGGGCGCTGGGCGCGATGCTGTGGCCGAGCGTGGTCGATACCCCGGCGCTCTACGCCGTGCTGGGCATGGCGGCGATGATGGCGGCGGCGCTGCAGGCCCCCCTGGCGGCGCTGCTGGCGCTGCTGGAGTTGACCCGCAATACCGAGATCATGCTGCCCGGCATGCTGGCAGTGGTGGTGGCGGTGATGACCGCGCGCCAGCTCTGCGGCTGTCAGGGCTTCTTCATGTCGCATCTGGCTCAGCAAGGGCTGCATCCGTTGCAGCAGCCGCTGATGCAGGCGCTGTCGCGGGTGGCGGTGCCGGCCGTGATGGAGCGCAATCTGGCGCGGACGCCGCGGGTGATCGACCACGAGCGCGCCAAGTCGCTGCTCGATGCCAAGCCGACCTGGCTGATCATCATGCAGGACGACAAGGAGAAGCCGCCGCTGGCAATGAAGGCGGCCAACCTGGCCCGCGTGCTGCATGACGATGCCTGGCTCGCCGAGCATCCGCAGATCGATCTCGAGGAGGTGCCCGGGCAGCGTCTGGAGCTGGCCCCGGTGCACCTGGAGGCGACGCTGTCGGAAGCCTACGATACCCTCAATGAATCCGGGTTGGAGGCGCTCTACGTCGAGCACACCACGGCGCCGATGATCCGCAAGATTTCCGGTATCATCACCCGCGAGGCGATCGAGAATTATTATCGGCGCAAGCGCTGA